The proteins below are encoded in one region of Phaseolus vulgaris cultivar G19833 chromosome 1, P. vulgaris v2.0, whole genome shotgun sequence:
- the LOC137815323 gene encoding L-ascorbate oxidase homolog, with protein sequence MGGRGKLLLSMLCLLAAAVQGEDPYLYYTWNVTYGTIAPLGVPQQGILINGQFPGPEINSTSNNNVVVNIFNNLDEPFLMTWHGIQHRKNSWQEGTPGTLCPIAPGTNYTYHFQVKDQIGSFFYYPSTGLQRAAGGFGGLRIFSRLLIPVPYADPEDEYWVIMGDWYTKSHTSLQKLLDSGRSIGRPNGVLINGKTAKGDGSDQPLYTMIPGKTYKYRLCNVGLKDALNFRIQGHSLKLVETEGSHVVQNVYDSLDVHVGQCFTVLVTADKDPKDYYMVASTRFTKYDLSAKAIIHYTNSAAPASPELPPSPVGWAWSLNQFRSFRWNLTASAARPNPQGSYHYGQINITRTIKFANSVSRGQGLRYAINGVSHVDPETPLKLAEYYGVADKVFKYNTISDEPPVDLSSITKAPNVINATFRDFIEIIFENDGKTVQSYNLDGYSFFAVAMEPGKWSPVKRKNYNLLDAVSRHTVQVFPKSWSAIMLTFDNAGMWNLRSEHAENRYLGQQLYISVLSPQRSLRDEYNLPDTQLLCGIVKDLPKPPPYSS encoded by the coding sequence atgGGTGGGAGGGGAAAATTGTTGCTGTCGATGTTATGCCTGTTGGCGGCGGCAGTGCAAGGTGAAGACCCGTACCTGTACTATACATGGAACGTGACGTACGGGACGATTGCTCCACTGGGAGTGCCCCAGCAGGGTATTCTGATCAACGGCCAATTCCCTGGACCCGAAATTAACTCCACAAGCAACAACAACGTTGTGGTGAATATTTTTAACAACCTGGACGAGCCATTCCTAATGACCTGGCACGGTATTCAACATAGGAAGAATTCGTGGCAAGAAGGAACACCAGGAACCTTATGCCCCATCGCTCCTGGGACAAACTACACCTACCACTTCCAAGTGAAGGATCAAATTGGAAGTTTTTTCTACTATCCTTCAACAGGATTGCAGAGGGCAGCTGGTGGTTTCGGTGGCCTTCGAATCTTCAGTCGTCTGTTGATTCCCGTGCCATATGCTGACCCCGAGGATGAGTACTGGGTTATCATGGGTGACTGGTACACTAAGAGCCACACTAGCCTTCAGAAATTATTGGACAGCGGTCGCTCTATTGGTAGGCCCAATGGTGTGCTCATCAATGGAAAAACAGCCAAGGGTGATGGCAGTGATCAACCCCTTTACACCATGATTCCTGGTAAGACCTACAAGTATAGGCTATGCAACGTTGGTCTGAAGGACGCCCTTAACTTCAGGATCCAAGGCCATTCCCTGAAGCTTGTCGAGACCGAAGGCTCCCACGTTGTTCAAAACGTCTATGACTCTCTTGACGTTCATGTTGGCCAATGCTTTACTGTCCTTGTCACCGCCGACAAAGACCCAAAGGACTATTACATGGTCGCCTCTACTCGCTTCACCAAGTACGATCTCTCTGCCAAGGCCATCATCCACTACACTAACAGTgcagctcctgcctcacctgAGCTCCCTCCATCCCCTGTTGGTTGGGCCTGGTCTCTTAACCAGTTCCGCTCCTTCCGTTGGAACCTCACCGCTAGTGCTGCAAGGCCCAATCCCCAGGGTTCTTACCATTATGGACAGATCAACATCACTCGCACCATCAAGTTTGCCAACTCCGTTAGCAGAGGTCAAGGTCTTCGTTATGCCATCAATGGCGTCTCACACGTAGATCCTGAAACTCCTCTCAAGCTCGCTGAGTACTACGGAGTTGCTGACAAGGTTTTCAAGTACAACACCATCTCCGATGAACCCCCCGTTGATCTAAGCTCAATAACCAAGGCACCTAATGTCATCAATGCCACATTCCGCGACTTCATCGAGATTATCTTTGAGAACGATGGTAAAACCGTCCAATCCTACAATTTGGATGGTTACTCATTCTTTGCAGTCGCCATGGAGCCAGGCAAATGGAGCCCGGTGAAAAGGAAGAACTATAACCTTCTTGACGCCGTGAGCAGACACACCGTTCAAGTCTTCCCCAAATCTTGGTCCGCCATCATGTTGACCTTCGACAACGCTGGAATGTGGAACCTGCGATCGGAGCACGCTGAGAATCGCTACTTGGGCCAACAACTCTACATTAGCGTTTTGTCCCCTCAACGTTCCCTCAGGGATGAGTACAACCTCCCAGATACCCAGCTTCTTTGCGGCATCGTCAAGGATTTGCCCAAGCCACCACCATACTCTTCTTAG